A stretch of Carya illinoinensis cultivar Pawnee chromosome 14, C.illinoinensisPawnee_v1, whole genome shotgun sequence DNA encodes these proteins:
- the LOC122293196 gene encoding hydroxyproline O-arabinosyltransferase PLENTY-like has product MIGRKNTGRASPVLLVLLALGFFFASYNFLSIIIHNKASNSGSWVADRLDWFDPIIGVPEKVKRSGNFNSKFHVALTASDASYSQWQCRIMYYWYKKIKEMPGSDMGEFTRILHSGSPDKLMEEIPTFVADPLPEGLDRGYVVLNRPWAFVQWLEKAKIEEEYILMAEPDHIFVNPLPNLADGIQPAGFPFFYIKPAEHEKIIRKFYPKEKGPVADIDPIGNSPVIIKKSSLEEIAPTWVNVSLRMKDDPETDKAFGWVLEMYAYAVASALHDVHHILRNDFMLQPPWDLNVGKKFIIHYTYGCDYNLKGELTYGKIGEWRFDKRSYLTRPPPRNLSLPPPGVPESVVRLVKMVNEATSNIPGWDTSTNG; this is encoded by the exons ATGATTGGAAGGAAAAACACGGGACGTGCATCTCCGGTACTTTTGGTGCTTTTGGcgcttggatttttttttgcaaGCTATAATTTTTTGTCTATCATAATACACAACAAAGCTTCCAATTCGGGAAGTTGGGTGGCGGACAGATTGGACTGGTTTGATCCCATCATTGGGGTACCAGAGAAGGTGAAGAGATCAGGGAATTTTAATTCAAAGTTTCACGTTGCCCTTACGGCATCGGATGCTTCTTATAGCCAATGGCAGTGTCGGATTATGTACTACTGGTATAAGAAGATCAAAGAAATGCCTGGATCAGACATGGGAGAGTTTACCCGAATTTTGCATTCTGGAAGTCCAGACAAGTTGATGGAGGAAATTCCTACTTTCGTGGCTGATCCACTTCCAGAGGGCTTGGATCGG GGTTATGTTGTTCTAAATAGACCGTGGGCTTTTGTGCAATGGCTGGAAAAAgcaaaaattgaagaaga ATACATTCTAATGGCAGAGCCtgatcatatatttgtaaaccCTCTACCTAACTTGGCAGATGGAATCCAACCAGCGGGGTTTCCTTTTTTCTACATTAAACCAGCTGAGCATgagaaaataattagaaaattttatcCGAAGGAGAAAGGTCCTGTGGCTGATATTGACCCAATTGGCAATTCTCCTGTAATTATCAAAAAG TCCTCGCTGGAGGAAATTGCTCCCACATGGGTGAATGTTTCCTTGAGAATGAAAGATGATCCAGAGACTGATAAGGCTTTTGGATGGGTGCTTGAAAT GTATGCTTATGCTGTAGCGTCTGCATTGCATGATGTGCACCATATTCTTCGAAATGACTTTATGTTGCAG CCTCCATGGGATCTGAATGTGGGAAagaagttcatcatccattataCTTATGGATGTGACTATAATTTAAAG GGAGAACTAACATATGGAAAGATTGGAGAATGGCGTTTTGACAAGCGATCATATCTTACTCGTCCTCCACCAAGAAACCTCTCCTTGCCCCCTCCAGGAGTTCCTGAAAGTGTG GTGAGACTCGTAAAGATGGTGAATGAGGCTACATCAAATATACCCGGGTGGGACACATCAACTAATGGCTGA
- the LOC122293783 gene encoding S-protein homolog 3-like, protein MIMMRSKVHDVLLLIVLLQLVFFVTTFDMVTGYHDRVHLRISNELDVGIDLQLHCKSRDNDLGEHLLHYNNSYYEFSFRPRYFGSTLFYCSFRWNTDGCSKLYWFDIYDYNRDGNRCSECYWKALLNGPCMLNHNDNQYDLCYSWNY, encoded by the coding sequence ATGATCATGATGAGATCAAAAGTTCATGATGTTCTGCTTCTGATAGTACTGCTGCAGCTTGTGTTCTTTGTAACTACATTTGATATGGTTACAGGATATCATGATCGAGTGCATTTGAGAATCTCTAATGAATTGGACGTGGGTATTGATCTTCAACTTCATTGCAAATCTAGGGATAACGATCTTGGCGAACATCTACTACACTACAACAATAGCTACTACGAATTCAGCTTCAGGCCTAGATATTTTGGGAGCACACTGTTCTATTGCAGTTTTAGGTGGAATACCGATGGGTGTTCTAAACTGTATTGGTTCGACATCTACGACTATAATAGAGACGGAAATCGTTGCAGTGAATGTTATTGGAAAGCTCTTCTAAATGGTCCATGTATGCTAAACCATAATGATAATCAGTATGATCTTTGCTATAGCTGGAATTATTGA